The Nycticebus coucang isolate mNycCou1 chromosome 5, mNycCou1.pri, whole genome shotgun sequence genome window below encodes:
- the LOC128586657 gene encoding eukaryotic translation initiation factor 2 subunit 2-like, which yields MLGNKKKRKKNVKFPDEDEILEKDEALEDEDNKKDDGISFSNQTGPAWAGSERDYTYEELLNLVFNIMREKNPDVVAGEKRKFFMKPPQVVRVGTKKTSFVNFTDISKLLHRQPKHLLAFLLAELGTSGCIDGNNQLVIKGRFQQKQIENVLRRYIKEYVTCHTCRSPDTILQKDT from the coding sequence ATGCTTGgcaataaaaagaagagaaagaagaatgttaaGTTCCCAGATGAGGATGAAATactagagaaagatgaagctctAGAAGATGAAGACAACAAAAAAGATGATGGTATCTCATTTAGTAACCAGACAGGCCCTGCTTGGGCAGGCTCAGAAAGAGACTATACATATGAAGAGTTACTGAATCTAGTGTTCAACATCATGAGGGAAAAGAATCCAGATGTGGTTGCTGGAGAAAAGAGGAAATTCTTCATGAAACCTCCACAGGTTGTCCGAGTAGGAACCAAGAAAACTTCTTTTGTTAACTTCACAGATATCTCTAAACTATTACATCGTCAGCCAAAACATCTCCTTGCATTTTTATTGGCTGAATTGGGTACAAGTGGCTGTATAGATGGTAATAATCAGCTTGTAATCAAAGGAAGATTCCAACAGAAACAGATAGAAAATGTCTTGAGAAGATATATCAAGGAGTATGTCACTTGTCACACATGCCGATCACCAGACACAATCCTGCAGAAGGACACCTGA
- the LOC128586658 gene encoding forkhead box protein I3-like: SAPERKLTLSHIYQFVADSFPFYQRSKAGWQNSIRHNLSLNNCFKKVPRDEDDPGKGNYWTLDPNCEKMFDNGNFRRKRKRRSEASSSSTLAAGTSKSEGLSSGTGSAVSGKSEADSPSSLLRPSQSPEPPEGTKSTASSPGGSMLTSAPCLHTFFSSLSNLSVGSSGNTHHRALPGSRHLGIQGAQLPSSGSFPPTPISETSPDALQLSNGTGNSSSQRSPYYSPFPASTSGGQNSPFGGPFYNFSMVNSLIYPREGSEV; the protein is encoded by the coding sequence AGCGCGCCCGAGCGCAAGCTCACGCTCAGCCACATCTACCAGTTCGTGGCCGACAGCTTCCCCTTCTACCAGCGCAGCAAGGCCGGCTGGCAGAACTCCATCCGCCACAACCTGTCGCTCAACAACTGCTTCAAGAAAGTGCCCCGCGACGAGGACGACCCAGGGAAAGGTAATTACTGGACTCTGGAtccaaactgtgagaaaatgtTTGACAATGGGAACTTCCGTCGGAAGCGAAAGCGCCGCTCTGAGGCCAGCAGCAGCTCCACCCTGGCTGCTGGGACATCAAAATCAGAAGGGCTCTCCTCAGGAACAGGGTCTGCAGTAAGTGGGAAGTCAGAAGCAGACAGCCCCTCCTCTCTGCTGAGGCCTTCACAGTCCCCAGAGCCTCCCGAGGGCACCAAGAGTACTGCTTCCTCCCCTGGAGGATCCATGCTCACCTCCGCACCTTGCCTCCACACTTTCTTCAGCAGTCTCAGTAACTTGAGTGTCGGCAGCAGTGGGAACACCCATCATCGAGCTCTCCCTGGCAGCCGCCACCTAGGAATCCAGGGGGCCCAGCTGCCCTCTAGCGGCTCATTCCCCCCTACCCCTATCTCTGAGACCTCGCCAGATGCCTTGCAACTGAGTAATGGCACAGGCAATAGCAGCAGCCAGAGATCTCCCTATTACAGCCCTTTCCCTGCCAGCACCAGTGGGGGCCAGAACAGCCCCTTTGGTGGCCCTTTCTACAACTTCAGCATGGTCAACAGCCTCATCTACCCCCGGGAGGGCTCTGAGGTGTAG
- the LOC128585519 gene encoding eukaryotic translation initiation factor 2 subunit 2-like, with the protein MSGDEMIFVPTMSKKKKKKKKPFMLDEEGDAQTEEIQPSETKEVEPELTEDKDTEADEEDNRKKDGSDDLDDLNFFNQKKKKKKTKKIFDIDEAEEGVKDLKIESA; encoded by the coding sequence ATGTCCGGGGACGAGATGATTTTTGTTCCTACTAtgagcaagaagaaaaagaagaagaagaagccctTTATGTTAGATGAGGAAGGAGATGCCCAAACAGAAGAAATCCAGCCCTCAGAAACAAAAGAAGTGGAGCCAGAGCTGACTGAGGACAAAGATACGGAAGCTGATGAAGAGGACAATAGGAAAAAAGATGGTTCTGATGATCTAGATGACTTGAACTtctttaatcaaaagaaaaagaagaaaaaaacaaaaaagatatttgatattGATGAAGCTGAAGAAGGTGTAAAGGATCTTAAGATTGAAAGTGCA